A portion of the Shewanella sp. SNU WT4 genome contains these proteins:
- the pyk gene encoding pyruvate kinase — MFRRTKIVTTLGPATDRDDNLRRIIAAGANVVRMNFSHGSAEDHLLRAEQVRAIARDLGVHVAILGDLQGPKIRVSTFKDNKKVHLPLGHQFVLDAELGKGEGDENQVGIDYKALPDDVKIGDILMLDDGRVQLEVEQVVGRKVLTRVVVAGPLSNNKGINKKGGGLSAAALTEKDIADIKTAAAIKVDYLAVSFPRSGADLDYARRLAQEAGSNALIVAKVERAEAVATDEAMDDVILASDVVMVARGDLGVEIGDAALVAVQKKLISRSRQLNKVVITATQMMESMITSPMPTRAEVMDVANAVLDGTDAVMLSAETAAGDFPEETVKAMASVCVGAESHPSVKSSKHRLDSRFTSMEETIALSTMYAANHLEGVKAIIALTESGATPLLMSRISSSLPIFGLSRHDTTLAKMALYRGVQPVYFDSTTTTDGQVHRVALEQLTAAGYLVSGDMVLLTKGDAMETVGGTNTCKVLIVA, encoded by the coding sequence ATGTTCCGCAGAACCAAGATAGTAACCACCCTAGGCCCAGCCACCGATCGTGATGACAACTTACGCCGCATTATTGCTGCTGGCGCCAATGTCGTACGTATGAACTTTTCCCATGGCTCAGCAGAAGATCACCTATTACGTGCTGAACAAGTTCGTGCTATCGCTCGTGATTTAGGCGTTCACGTAGCCATTCTTGGCGATTTACAAGGCCCAAAAATTCGCGTTTCTACCTTCAAAGACAACAAAAAAGTTCATTTGCCACTTGGCCACCAATTTGTCTTAGATGCCGAGCTTGGCAAAGGTGAAGGCGACGAAAACCAAGTCGGTATCGATTACAAAGCCCTGCCTGATGATGTCAAGATTGGTGACATCCTCATGCTGGATGACGGCCGCGTGCAGTTAGAAGTTGAGCAAGTCGTTGGTCGTAAAGTATTAACCCGCGTAGTTGTTGCAGGCCCATTATCAAACAATAAAGGCATCAACAAGAAAGGCGGCGGACTGTCTGCCGCTGCTTTAACTGAAAAAGATATCGCTGACATTAAAACAGCGGCAGCCATCAAGGTTGACTATTTAGCTGTGTCGTTCCCACGCAGCGGCGCTGATTTAGATTATGCTCGCCGCTTAGCGCAAGAAGCCGGTAGCAATGCCTTAATCGTAGCTAAAGTTGAACGCGCCGAAGCCGTTGCCACTGATGAAGCTATGGATGATGTGATTTTAGCCTCTGATGTTGTCATGGTTGCTCGCGGTGATTTGGGTGTTGAAATTGGTGATGCTGCGCTTGTTGCTGTGCAGAAGAAACTCATCAGTCGTTCACGTCAATTGAACAAGGTTGTGATCACTGCGACTCAGATGATGGAGTCGATGATTACCAGCCCAATGCCAACTCGCGCTGAAGTGATGGACGTAGCAAACGCCGTACTCGATGGTACCGATGCAGTAATGCTGTCGGCTGAAACTGCGGCTGGTGACTTCCCAGAAGAAACCGTTAAGGCCATGGCCAGCGTATGTGTTGGCGCTGAGTCGCACCCAAGCGTAAAATCATCTAAGCACCGCTTAGATTCTCGTTTCACTTCTATGGAAGAAACCATCGCGTTATCAACCATGTATGCAGCCAACCATCTGGAAGGTGTTAAAGCTATCATAGCCTTAACCGAATCAGGTGCTACGCCATTACTGATGTCACGCATTAGCTCATCACTGCCAATTTTCGGTCTGTCTCGTCATGACACCACCTTAGCAAAAATGGCACTGTACCGCGGCGTGCAACCTGTGTACTTTGACTCAACAACTACCACTGATGGCCAAGTGCATCGCGTTGCCCTTGAGCAATTAACGGCTGCAGGTTATTTAGTGTCTGGCGATATGGTATTACTGACTAAAGGTGATGCCATGGAAACTGTCGGCGGCACCAACACTTGTAAAGTGCTGATTGTAGCTTAA
- a CDS encoding bifunctional 4-hydroxy-2-oxoglutarate aldolase/2-dehydro-3-deoxy-phosphogluconate aldolase: protein MPSNNWTLQPQDVFSRSPIVPVMVINKIEHAVPLAKALVAGGISVLEVTLRTPCALEAIRKIAEEVPEALVGAGTILTELQLQQAVDAGSQFVITPGATPALLKAAMAGTVPLIPGVASISEVMAGMDLGYTHFKFFPAEASGGVNALKAFAGPLADIRFCPTGGITPNSYRDYLALANVDCIGGSWIAPTDAMDAGDWQRITDLCKSALAGL from the coding sequence ATGCCGAGCAACAATTGGACTTTACAACCACAAGATGTCTTTTCTCGCAGCCCGATAGTGCCTGTGATGGTAATTAATAAAATCGAACATGCTGTGCCATTAGCCAAAGCTTTAGTAGCGGGCGGGATCAGCGTGTTAGAAGTGACGTTACGTACACCGTGCGCGCTAGAAGCCATTCGTAAAATTGCTGAAGAAGTGCCAGAAGCCTTAGTGGGCGCGGGTACCATCTTAACTGAGCTGCAATTGCAGCAAGCGGTTGACGCAGGTTCGCAGTTTGTTATCACTCCAGGCGCTACTCCTGCGTTACTGAAAGCGGCTATGGCTGGAACTGTGCCATTAATTCCTGGTGTTGCCAGTATTTCTGAAGTGATGGCGGGTATGGACTTAGGTTATACCCACTTTAAGTTTTTCCCAGCGGAAGCCTCAGGTGGCGTTAATGCCCTTAAAGCTTTTGCCGGTCCATTAGCTGATATTCGTTTTTGCCCAACGGGCGGCATTACGCCTAACAGCTATCGCGATTATCTGGCATTAGCCAATGTTGATTGCATCGGTGGCAGCTGGATTGCACCAACAGATGCAATGGATGCCGGTGATTGGCAGCGTATTACTGATTTATGTAAGAGCGCATTAGCGGGTCTGTAA
- the rnhA gene encoding ribonuclease HI, giving the protein MPQRKLVHIFTDGSCLGNPGPGGYGIVIKFNQHTKELAHGYQLTTNNRMELLAPIVALEALKEPCKIVLTSDSQYMRQGITQWIHGWKAKGWKTANKAPVKNVDLWLRLDAARQIHDVDWQWVKGHAGHVENERCDILARQAAEAKPQDIDEGYNP; this is encoded by the coding sequence ATGCCTCAACGAAAACTTGTTCATATTTTTACTGATGGTTCGTGCCTAGGTAATCCAGGTCCCGGTGGTTATGGGATTGTCATTAAGTTCAACCAGCACACCAAAGAGCTGGCACATGGCTATCAATTAACTACCAATAATCGTATGGAGCTATTAGCGCCGATTGTGGCGTTAGAAGCCTTAAAAGAACCTTGCAAAATTGTGCTCACCAGCGATAGCCAATATATGCGCCAAGGGATCACTCAGTGGATCCACGGTTGGAAAGCTAAAGGCTGGAAAACTGCGAACAAGGCGCCGGTTAAAAATGTCGACCTATGGCTGCGCCTTGATGCCGCAAGACAAATTCATGACGTCGACTGGCAGTGGGTTAAAGGCCATGCGGGTCACGTTGAAAACGAACGCTGCGACATTTTAGCTCGCCAAGCCGCTGAGGCTAAGCCTCAAGACATTGATGAAGGCTATAACCCGTAA
- the pgl gene encoding 6-phosphogluconolactonase, producing MIAETVFKSFDSTVELETQLAKRIANQLQDAVDIRGRASLVVSGGSTPLKLFERLSEQAIDWSDVYITLADERWVELYDKDSNEALVRANLLQGLASNAKFCGLKNMYTSPEEGAAMTSESLAHFPRPFDVVILGMGNDGHTCSWFPCAKEAELSQALESSAMCCAVNPVSAPHPRITLTRAAVLNSRQIYLHLVGDSKLSVYRQALSSDDIHAMPIRAVLAQHKTPVDVYWSA from the coding sequence ATGATAGCTGAAACCGTATTTAAGTCGTTTGATTCAACCGTTGAATTAGAGACTCAGTTAGCTAAGCGCATCGCTAATCAATTGCAAGATGCGGTTGATATTCGCGGCCGCGCCAGCCTCGTGGTATCGGGCGGTTCAACACCATTAAAGTTGTTTGAGCGTTTAAGCGAGCAAGCCATTGATTGGAGTGATGTCTATATCACGCTAGCGGATGAGCGATGGGTTGAGCTGTATGATAAAGATTCAAATGAAGCCTTAGTACGTGCCAATTTACTGCAAGGTTTGGCATCAAATGCCAAATTCTGCGGTCTAAAAAACATGTACACCAGCCCGGAAGAGGGCGCTGCCATGACGAGTGAGTCATTAGCGCATTTTCCGCGGCCATTTGATGTGGTGATTTTAGGCATGGGCAATGATGGCCATACCTGCTCTTGGTTCCCGTGCGCCAAAGAGGCTGAACTTAGCCAAGCGCTTGAATCAAGCGCCATGTGCTGCGCTGTTAATCCAGTGAGCGCGCCGCATCCACGAATTACTTTGACTCGCGCCGCTGTACTAAATAGCCGTCAGATTTATTTGCATTTAGTGGGCGACAGTAAACTTTCAGTGTATCGCCAAGCGCTTAGCAGTGACGATATACACGCCATGCCAATTCGCGCTGTTTTGGCACAACACAAGACTCCAGTAGATGTGTACTGGAGTGCTTAA
- the dnaQ gene encoding DNA polymerase III subunit epsilon, with product MNIISSASRQIILDTETTGMNQGSGPIYKGHRVIEIGGVEMINRKLTGRHYHQYINPQQLIDIEAIGVHGITDAFVADKPKFAEIAADFLAFVDGAEIVAHNASFDISFLDHELSMLHPQGPKIASMCGVLDSLVIAKFLHPGQKNNLDALCKRYHIDNSRRDLHGALLDAEILADVYLAMTGGQTKLELSTEEPGQERGDVMRLSKTRNALKVICAAADELAIHESRLDLVAKSGKCLWRG from the coding sequence ATGAATATTATCTCCAGTGCAAGTCGTCAGATTATTCTGGATACCGAAACCACAGGTATGAACCAAGGCAGTGGTCCTATCTATAAAGGTCACAGGGTAATTGAGATTGGTGGCGTGGAAATGATCAACCGTAAGCTAACGGGGCGTCATTACCATCAATATATTAATCCACAGCAACTAATTGATATTGAAGCGATTGGTGTTCACGGCATTACCGATGCGTTTGTGGCGGATAAACCTAAATTTGCCGAAATTGCGGCAGATTTTCTAGCTTTTGTGGATGGTGCGGAAATCGTCGCTCATAACGCGTCGTTCGATATTAGCTTCCTCGATCATGAATTATCCATGCTGCACCCGCAAGGGCCAAAAATCGCCAGCATGTGCGGCGTGCTCGATTCACTGGTTATTGCCAAGTTTTTACACCCGGGGCAGAAAAATAATCTAGATGCCTTATGTAAGCGTTATCATATAGATAACAGTCGTCGTGATTTACACGGCGCCTTACTCGATGCTGAAATTCTGGCAGATGTTTATCTTGCCATGACAGGCGGCCAAACTAAGCTGGAATTATCTACCGAAGAGCCTGGCCAAGAGCGCGGTGATGTGATGCGTCTTAGTAAAACGCGCAATGCACTTAAAGTTATCTGCGCCGCTGCCGATGAACTAGCTATACATGAGTCCCGTCTTGACCTAGTGGCCAAATCAGGGAAATGCCTCTGGAGAGGGTAA
- the edd gene encoding phosphogluconate dehydratase, whose amino-acid sequence MHSVVSAVTDRIIARSQQTRATYLQALEEAKARGVHRSSLSCGNLAHGFAACSPAEKHSLQQFTKANIGIITSYNDMLSAHQPYADYPQLLKDACQEVGSVAQVAGGVPAMCDGVTQGQPGMELSLLSREVIAMATAVGLSHNMFDGALLLGICDKIVPGLLIGALSFGHLPTLFVPAGPMRSGVPNKEKARIRQLFAEGKVGRDALLDVESKSYHSAGTCTFYGTANSNQLMLEVMGLQLPGSSFVNPDDPLRMALNKAAARQVCRLSEMGTQYTPIGHIVSEKSIVNGIVALLATGGSTNLTMHMVAAARAAGIIINWDDFSELSDAVPLLARVYPNGQADINHFHAAGGMALLIRQLLDAGLLHADVKTVAGDGLELYTMEPKLIDGELTWVDGPTSSLDTDVIASVDKAFQSNGGLTLIKGNLGRAVIKVSAVAPEHRVVEAPAVVIDDQNQLEALFKAGELNRDCVVVVKGQGPKANGMPELHKLTPILGSLQDQGFKVALLTDGRMSGASGKVPAAIHLTPEALDGGMISKIQAGDLVRINANTGELSLLVNAEELAARECQLPTLRHYSFGMGRELFGALRSNLSSPETGARCTQAIDEKY is encoded by the coding sequence ATGCACTCAGTAGTATCCGCGGTAACCGATAGAATTATCGCCCGTAGCCAGCAAACTCGCGCTACCTATTTACAAGCGTTAGAAGAAGCCAAGGCTCGCGGTGTACACCGCTCGAGCTTAAGTTGTGGCAACTTAGCCCATGGTTTTGCGGCCTGTAGCCCAGCTGAAAAGCATAGTTTGCAGCAATTTACTAAGGCTAACATTGGCATTATCACGTCATATAATGACATGTTGTCTGCCCATCAACCGTATGCTGATTATCCGCAGTTATTGAAAGATGCCTGTCAGGAAGTCGGTAGTGTGGCGCAAGTTGCCGGCGGCGTTCCGGCCATGTGTGATGGCGTGACTCAAGGTCAGCCTGGCATGGAGCTGAGCTTACTCAGCCGTGAAGTGATTGCGATGGCAACTGCCGTTGGTTTGTCGCACAACATGTTTGATGGTGCTTTGCTGCTGGGTATTTGTGACAAGATAGTTCCAGGTTTATTGATTGGCGCCTTAAGTTTCGGCCATTTACCGACCTTATTTGTGCCAGCAGGCCCAATGCGCTCAGGTGTTCCGAATAAAGAAAAAGCGCGTATTCGTCAGTTATTTGCCGAAGGCAAGGTCGGACGTGATGCTTTACTTGATGTTGAATCAAAGAGTTATCACAGTGCTGGTACTTGTACCTTCTATGGCACCGCGAACTCTAACCAGTTAATGCTCGAAGTCATGGGCTTACAGTTACCTGGTTCATCATTTGTAAATCCTGATGATCCACTGCGTATGGCGTTAAATAAAGCGGCAGCACGTCAAGTATGTCGTTTAAGCGAAATGGGCACTCAATACACGCCAATTGGTCATATTGTCAGTGAAAAATCCATTGTTAACGGCATTGTGGCATTACTGGCAACTGGCGGTTCCACCAACTTAACCATGCACATGGTAGCTGCTGCTCGCGCTGCTGGCATTATCATCAATTGGGATGATTTCTCGGAATTATCAGATGCCGTGCCTTTACTGGCGCGAGTGTATCCAAATGGTCAGGCGGATATTAACCATTTCCATGCTGCAGGCGGTATGGCGCTATTAATCCGTCAATTACTGGATGCTGGCTTATTGCATGCCGATGTTAAAACTGTGGCAGGTGATGGCCTTGAGCTTTACACCATGGAGCCTAAGTTAATTGACGGTGAGCTCACTTGGGTAGATGGTCCGACGTCATCATTAGATACCGATGTGATCGCAAGCGTTGATAAAGCCTTCCAAAGTAATGGCGGTTTAACCTTAATCAAGGGCAACCTTGGCCGCGCTGTGATTAAAGTATCAGCAGTGGCGCCTGAGCACAGAGTTGTTGAAGCTCCAGCCGTAGTGATTGATGATCAAAATCAATTAGAAGCCTTGTTTAAGGCTGGCGAATTGAATCGTGATTGCGTGGTTGTTGTTAAAGGTCAAGGGCCAAAAGCCAATGGCATGCCAGAGCTGCATAAGCTGACGCCGATTTTAGGCAGTCTGCAAGATCAAGGCTTTAAAGTGGCACTATTAACAGATGGCCGTATGTCTGGCGCATCAGGCAAAGTTCCTGCCGCCATTCACTTAACGCCTGAAGCCCTTGATGGCGGCATGATCAGCAAAATTCAAGCTGGTGATTTAGTGCGTATTAATGCCAATACCGGTGAATTATCACTGCTGGTTAATGCAGAAGAGTTAGCGGCCAGAGAATGTCAGTTACCGACTCTGCGTCATTACAGTTTTGGTATGGGACGCGAATTATTTGGCGCGCTGCGCAGTAATCTGTCTAGCCCAGAAACCGGTGCTCGTTGCACTCAAGCCATAGATGAAAAGTATTAA
- the zwf gene encoding glucose-6-phosphate dehydrogenase — protein MSKSTKACDFVLFGTKGDLARRKLLPSLYQLDKAKLLNANTRVIGVAKDDLRDEDFIELVKTALTTFVKEPLCEATLARFIKRCHYIGTNFTESEGYKAFHDLLHPDHVMVNYFATPPSIFGDICRALNEQNLIKPDTRVVLEKPIGSDLASSKVINDQVSAYFNENQVYRIDHYLGKETVQNLIALRFANSLFASKWDNRTIDHVQITVAEEVGIEGRWGYFDKAGQMRDMIQNHLLQVLTLVAMDPPVNLDADSIRDEKVKVLKSLRPINTDNVYENTVRGQYTAGFLKGSPVPGYLEEDDANVHSNTETFVALRVDIDNWRWAGVPFYLRSGKRMPFKSSEIVVYFKNPPHNLYRASCRNLPPNKLTIRLQPHEGVEIQMMNKVPGLEQTTRLQTTKLDLSFTDTFKNERIADAYERLLLEAMLGNQALFVRRDEVEQAWKWVDGIIQSWELSNEKPKSYPAGTWGPVASVALITKDGRSWDE, from the coding sequence ATATCAAAATCCACCAAAGCTTGTGACTTCGTGTTATTTGGTACCAAAGGTGATTTAGCTCGACGTAAGCTGTTACCGTCTTTATATCAGCTAGATAAAGCTAAGCTGCTAAATGCCAATACCAGAGTTATTGGTGTTGCTAAAGATGATCTCAGGGACGAAGATTTTATTGAGTTAGTCAAAACGGCTTTAACAACGTTTGTTAAAGAGCCTTTATGTGAAGCTACCTTGGCGCGCTTTATTAAGCGTTGTCATTATATCGGCACTAATTTTACTGAGTCAGAAGGGTATAAAGCCTTTCATGACCTGCTGCATCCTGACCATGTGATGGTCAACTATTTCGCGACCCCCCCTTCAATTTTTGGCGATATCTGCCGAGCCCTTAACGAACAAAACTTGATTAAGCCTGATACCCGTGTGGTGTTGGAAAAACCGATTGGCTCGGATTTAGCATCATCAAAAGTAATTAACGATCAAGTTTCTGCCTACTTTAATGAAAATCAGGTGTACCGGATTGACCATTACTTAGGTAAAGAAACTGTACAAAACTTGATAGCACTGCGTTTTGCCAACTCGTTATTCGCCTCTAAGTGGGATAACCGTACGATTGATCATGTCCAGATCACTGTGGCAGAAGAAGTGGGGATTGAAGGTCGCTGGGGCTATTTTGATAAAGCCGGCCAGATGCGCGACATGATCCAAAACCATTTACTGCAAGTCTTGACCTTAGTAGCCATGGATCCGCCAGTGAATCTTGATGCCGATTCGATTCGTGACGAAAAAGTGAAGGTATTAAAGTCATTGCGACCTATTAATACCGACAATGTCTATGAGAACACAGTACGCGGTCAATATACCGCTGGTTTCTTAAAGGGCAGTCCAGTGCCAGGCTATCTTGAAGAAGATGATGCCAATGTTCATTCCAACACTGAAACCTTCGTCGCGCTGCGAGTCGATATCGACAACTGGCGTTGGGCTGGCGTTCCTTTTTATCTGCGCAGCGGCAAACGTATGCCGTTCAAAAGCTCAGAAATTGTGGTGTATTTTAAAAACCCACCACACAACCTATATCGCGCCAGCTGCCGTAATCTGCCACCGAATAAATTAACCATTCGTCTGCAACCTCATGAAGGGGTTGAAATTCAAATGATGAACAAGGTGCCAGGTCTTGAGCAAACCACTCGCCTGCAAACCACTAAGCTCGATTTAAGCTTCACCGATACTTTCAAAAATGAACGTATTGCTGATGCCTATGAGCGGTTATTGCTCGAAGCCATGTTAGGTAATCAAGCATTATTCGTGCGCCGCGATGAAGTGGAACAAGCATGGAAGTGGGTTGATGGCATTATTCAGTCGTGGGAGTTGAGTAATGAAAAACCAAAATCTTACCCTGCTGGTACTTGGGGACCTGTTGCTTCGGTCGCGTTAATTACCAAAGATGGTCGTTCTTGGGACGAGTGA
- a CDS encoding MurR/RpiR family transcriptional regulator — protein sequence MNTLEKVQKNLSHFSKSERKVAEVILASPQTAIHSSIATLAKMADVSEPTVNRFCRRLDTKGFPDFKLHLAQSLANGTPYVSRHVEEDDSPESYTTKIFESSMASLDTARQSLDIAAINKAVDILTQAKKISFFGLGASASVAHDAQNKFFRFNVPVMCFDDVLMQRMSCINSAEGDVVVLISHTGRTRSLVDMAKLARENGAAVIAITTRNSPLANECTLPVTLEVPEDTDMYLPMASRLAQLVVIDVLATGFTLRRGPRFRDSLKRVKEALKESRIHIDQHL from the coding sequence ATGAATACACTAGAAAAGGTTCAAAAAAACCTCAGTCATTTTAGCAAATCAGAACGTAAAGTCGCAGAAGTTATCCTGGCATCACCACAAACCGCTATTCATTCAAGCATAGCCACGCTCGCTAAGATGGCTGATGTCAGCGAACCTACGGTTAACCGTTTTTGTCGCCGTTTAGATACCAAAGGTTTCCCTGATTTTAAATTACATCTCGCGCAAAGCTTGGCCAATGGCACGCCTTATGTCAGCCGCCATGTCGAAGAAGATGACTCACCTGAGTCTTATACCACTAAAATTTTCGAATCTTCGATGGCCTCTTTAGATACCGCTCGCCAAAGCCTAGATATCGCCGCCATTAATAAAGCTGTTGATATCTTAACCCAAGCGAAAAAAATCTCATTTTTTGGTTTAGGCGCATCAGCCTCAGTGGCTCACGATGCTCAAAATAAATTTTTCCGCTTTAATGTGCCAGTCATGTGCTTTGATGATGTATTAATGCAGCGCATGAGCTGTATTAATAGTGCCGAAGGCGATGTGGTGGTATTAATCTCCCACACCGGCCGCACTCGCTCGCTCGTCGATATGGCAAAACTTGCCCGTGAAAATGGCGCCGCTGTCATTGCCATTACCACCCGTAATTCACCGCTTGCCAATGAATGCACTCTGCCAGTCACCCTAGAAGTGCCAGAAGATACTGACATGTATTTACCTATGGCATCGAGGTTAGCGCAATTAGTGGTGATTGATGTGTTAGCCACTGGGTTTACCTTACGCCGCGGCCCACGTTTTCGCGACAGTTTAAAGCGTGTCAAAGAAGCGTTAAAAGAATCTCGTATTCATATTGATCAACATCTTTAA
- a CDS encoding glyceraldehyde-3-phosphate dehydrogenase translates to MSADKHLQSWQERFELAEAMQPLLGKLYRNQGVEVVVYGRPLLSASTIEIIKAHRLVRRHVGDKLRLRESFPFLEALSKLDVKHCKVDIGKLAVKYWRNHQDIDEIEAYMAHELKEVIHHTGDTAPRDVVLYGFGRIGRLLARLLIERSGKSNRLRLRAIVLRGGRKGDLEKRASLLRRDSVHGPFNGSVEVDTDNNALIANGTYIQVIYADGPSEVDYTKYGIERALVVDNTGIWKDEAGLGQHLACPGVEKALLTAPAKGDIKNIVFGVNEDDILPNDLIVSAASCTTNAITPVLKAIHDEFGIENGHVETIHSYTNDQNLIDNYHSADRRGRSAPLNMVITETGAAKAVAKALPALKGRLTGNAIRVPTPNVSLAILSLNLNREVSKDSVNDYIRHVSLHSGLQNQIDYTESTEIVSSDLVGSRYAGVFDSQATIAEDKRVTLYVWYDNEFGYSCQVVGVMQKMLGLQYPSLPLGDD, encoded by the coding sequence ATGAGCGCTGATAAACATCTACAAAGCTGGCAAGAACGATTTGAATTAGCCGAGGCCATGCAGCCTCTGTTAGGTAAGCTTTACCGTAATCAAGGCGTTGAAGTGGTTGTCTATGGACGACCATTACTCAGTGCGTCAACCATAGAGATTATTAAGGCTCACCGTTTAGTTCGTCGCCATGTGGGCGATAAATTACGCTTACGCGAAAGTTTTCCTTTTTTAGAAGCCTTAAGCAAGTTAGACGTTAAACACTGCAAGGTTGATATCGGTAAATTAGCGGTTAAATATTGGCGTAATCATCAAGATATCGATGAAATTGAAGCGTATATGGCCCATGAGCTCAAAGAAGTGATCCACCACACGGGTGATACCGCACCAAGAGATGTGGTGCTGTATGGTTTTGGTCGTATCGGCCGCTTATTAGCGCGTCTGTTAATTGAACGCAGTGGTAAGAGTAACCGTTTACGCCTGCGTGCCATTGTATTGCGCGGCGGCCGTAAAGGCGATTTAGAGAAACGCGCGAGCTTATTGCGCCGTGATTCAGTCCATGGTCCATTTAACGGATCTGTTGAAGTCGATACTGATAACAATGCCTTAATTGCCAATGGTACTTATATCCAAGTGATTTATGCCGATGGCCCAAGTGAAGTGGATTACACCAAATACGGCATTGAGCGCGCACTCGTGGTTGATAACACGGGCATTTGGAAAGATGAAGCCGGGTTAGGGCAGCACTTAGCCTGTCCTGGTGTAGAAAAAGCCTTGTTAACTGCGCCAGCCAAAGGTGACATTAAGAACATAGTCTTTGGCGTCAATGAAGATGATATTCTGCCTAATGATCTAATAGTGTCAGCTGCGAGTTGCACAACGAATGCTATAACGCCGGTACTCAAAGCAATTCATGATGAGTTTGGGATTGAGAATGGCCATGTGGAAACTATCCACTCTTATACCAATGATCAAAACCTGATTGATAACTACCACAGTGCCGATCGCCGTGGTCGCAGCGCGCCATTAAACATGGTGATTACAGAAACGGGCGCTGCCAAGGCAGTGGCTAAAGCATTGCCTGCCTTAAAAGGGCGTTTAACCGGTAATGCTATCCGCGTACCTACGCCTAACGTGTCGTTGGCGATATTAAGTTTAAACCTTAATCGTGAAGTCTCTAAAGACAGCGTCAATGACTATATACGTCATGTGTCTTTGCACTCAGGCTTACAAAATCAAATCGATTACACTGAATCGACGGAAATCGTATCTAGCGACTTAGTGGGCTCACGCTACGCTGGTGTGTTTGATTCGCAGGCCACGATAGCTGAAGATAAGCGCGTGACTTTATATGTATGGTATGACAATGAATTTGGTTATAGCTGCCAAGTAGTAGGCGTAATGCAGAAGATGTTAGGTCTGCAATACCCATCATTACCCTTAGGTGATGATTAA
- the gap gene encoding type I glyceraldehyde-3-phosphate dehydrogenase: protein MTIRVAINGYGRIGRNILRALYESEKNYPIQIVAINDLGDAAINAHLTKYDSVHGRFNAKVEHDAEAIYVNQDKILTFQERDPAKLPWAELNVDVVYECTGIFTSKEAVQPHLNAGAKKVIISAPGKNVDATVVYGVNQDVLTADMTVISNASCTTNCLAPFVKPLNDELGIESGLMTTIHAYTNDQRLSDVYHTDLRRARAAAMSMIPTKTGAAAAVGLVVPELQGKFDGLAVRVPTVNVSLVDLSFIAARDTTIEEVNAIVERASKQFPLSEALAINKEPLVSIDFNHNAYSSNFDATQTRVSGRLVKVMSWYDNEWGFSNRMLDNTVALMNAK, encoded by the coding sequence ATGACTATCCGCGTTGCAATTAACGGCTATGGCCGTATCGGTCGTAATATTTTACGCGCTTTATACGAAAGCGAAAAAAACTACCCAATTCAAATCGTTGCTATCAATGATCTTGGCGATGCTGCTATTAATGCTCACTTAACTAAGTACGATTCTGTGCATGGTCGTTTCAACGCTAAAGTTGAACACGATGCAGAAGCGATTTATGTTAATCAGGATAAAATCCTGACTTTCCAAGAGCGCGATCCAGCCAAACTGCCATGGGCAGAATTAAACGTTGATGTAGTGTACGAATGTACCGGTATCTTTACTTCTAAAGAAGCTGTACAACCACACCTGAACGCTGGCGCCAAGAAAGTTATCATTTCAGCTCCAGGCAAAAACGTTGACGCTACTGTAGTTTACGGTGTTAACCAAGATGTGTTGACCGCTGATATGACAGTGATCTCAAACGCATCTTGCACCACTAACTGTTTAGCACCTTTTGTTAAGCCGTTAAATGATGAGTTAGGTATCGAATCTGGTTTAATGACCACTATTCATGCTTACACTAACGATCAGCGTTTATCAGATGTGTACCACACTGATTTACGTCGTGCTCGCGCCGCTGCAATGTCTATGATCCCAACTAAAACTGGTGCAGCTGCTGCCGTAGGTTTAGTGGTTCCAGAACTGCAAGGTAAGTTTGACGGTTTAGCGGTACGCGTACCGACTGTTAACGTATCTTTGGTTGACTTGTCGTTCATCGCTGCTCGCGACACGACGATTGAAGAAGTAAATGCCATCGTTGAACGTGCTTCTAAGCAGTTCCCATTGTCTGAAGCCTTAGCTATCAACAAAGAGCCACTGGTATCTATCGACTTCAACCACAATGCTTACTCTTCTAACTTTGATGCCACTCAGACTCGCGTCAGTGGTCGGTTAGTTAAAGTAATGTCTTGGTATGATAACGAATGGGGTTTCAGCAACCGCATGTTAGACAATACTGTGGCATTGATGAACGCTAAGTAA